A section of the Clostridium sp. TW13 genome encodes:
- a CDS encoding cyclodeaminase/cyclohydrolase family protein, translated as MMKNLTIEQFIDELSSNKPTPGGGGVAALSAAMSAGLNSMVYSLTVDKKAFASLDEEIKNKVLNSYEEAMKSAKDFMEYIEMDKEAFSKLMDCYKLPKDTEEHIKIRNREISIATEQAMIVPFRLMDKAKRFYDNIEVALDFGNKNLLSDVAVAVIMLNAAIEASIINVKVNYACLDGNDKIKGILEEAENIVKTSENNKRRIMEKMSF; from the coding sequence ATGATGAAAAACTTAACAATAGAACAATTTATTGATGAACTTTCTTCTAATAAACCTACTCCAGGTGGTGGTGGTGTAGCAGCACTTTCAGCTGCAATGTCTGCAGGATTAAATTCTATGGTATACAGCCTTACAGTAGATAAAAAGGCATTTGCTAGTTTAGATGAGGAAATAAAAAATAAAGTTTTGAATAGTTATGAAGAAGCAATGAAAAGTGCGAAAGATTTTATGGAATATATAGAAATGGATAAAGAAGCTTTTTCTAAACTTATGGATTGCTATAAGTTACCTAAGGATACAGAAGAACATATTAAGATTAGAAACAGAGAAATATCTATTGCAACAGAACAAGCTATGATTGTTCCTTTTAGGCTTATGGATAAAGCTAAAAGATTCTATGATAATATAGAAGTTGCTTTAGATTTTGGAAATAAGAATCTTTTATCTGATGTAGCAGTAGCGGTAATAATGTTAAATGCTGCTATAGAAGCATCAATAATTAATGTTAAAGTTAATTATGCATGTTTGGATGGGAATGATAAAATCAAAGGTATTTTAGAAGAAGCTGAAAATATAGTTAAAACTTCAGAAAACAATAAGAGAAGAATTATGGAAAAAATGAGTTTTTAA
- the pdaA gene encoding delta-lactam-biosynthetic de-N-acetylase — protein MKLTAFVPFLLCTLLSAGPLSNKELNWYFVQHGQSISAPKEASQFIDKYNVYYVGDQSKKQIFLTFDEGYENGYTAKILDVLKENKVPAAFFVVKPYIKQNPDLIKRMEAEGHLVCNHSSTHPSMASVTDPTKFNKEFDDVNEEYKKLVGKDIPKFFRPPMGKFSESSLQKTQEKGYKTVFWSFAYRDWLVDNQPTHIFAKNKILGKAHSGEIMLLHAVSKTNTEILDDIIKELKNQGYEFKSLNDLP, from the coding sequence ATGAAATTAACAGCATTCGTACCGTTTTTGCTTTGTACTTTACTTAGTGCAGGTCCTTTAAGTAATAAAGAACTAAACTGGTATTTTGTACAACATGGACAGTCAATTTCTGCTCCTAAAGAAGCTAGCCAATTTATTGATAAATATAATGTTTATTATGTTGGAGACCAAAGCAAAAAACAAATATTTCTAACTTTTGATGAGGGTTATGAAAATGGATATACTGCAAAAATTTTAGATGTTCTCAAAGAAAATAAAGTTCCAGCAGCTTTTTTTGTAGTCAAACCATATATCAAACAAAATCCAGACTTAATAAAAAGAATGGAGGCCGAAGGTCATTTGGTATGCAATCATTCCAGTACTCATCCATCTATGGCTAGTGTTACTGATCCGACAAAATTTAACAAAGAATTTGATGATGTTAATGAAGAATATAAAAAATTAGTCGGAAAAGACATACCTAAATTCTTCAGACCACCTATGGGTAAATTCTCTGAGAGCTCATTACAAAAAACTCAAGAAAAGGGTTACAAAACAGTATTTTGGAGTTTTGCCTATAGAGATTGGCTTGTTGATAATCAACCTACTCATATCTTTGCGAAAAATAAAATTTTAGGCAAGGCTCATAGTGGTGAAATTATGTTACTCCACGCTGTTTCTAAAACAAATACTGAAATATTAGACGATATTATAAAAGAATTAAAAAATCAAGGCTATGAATTTAAATCATTAAATGATTTACCTTAA
- the ychF gene encoding redox-regulated ATPase YchF: MNIGIVGLPNVGKSTLFNAITKAGAESANYPFCTIEPNVGVVSVPDERLDVLEKMYNTKKKVYTAIEFYDIAGLVKGASKGEGLGNKFLSHIREVSSIVHVVRCFNDPNVVHVDGSVDPIRDIETINLELIFSDLEVLERRMEKTMKLVRSGDKKAKFEYDLMERIKAHLEANKPIRTLDVTEDEDEFIKTLFMITSKPVLYACNISEDDLMSGNLENDFVKKVKQYAAEEHSGTVVMCARLEEELSTLEDDEKKEMLEEYGLQETGLNKLIKASYELLGLISYLTAGVQEVRAWTIIKGTKAPQAAGKIHTDIERGFIRAEIIGYDDLVQCGSEAAAKEKGLYRLEGKEYVMQDGDVVNFRFNV, translated from the coding sequence ATGAATATAGGAATAGTAGGTTTACCAAATGTAGGTAAGAGTACTTTATTTAATGCTATAACAAAAGCTGGAGCAGAATCAGCAAACTATCCATTCTGTACAATAGAACCTAATGTTGGAGTCGTAAGCGTACCAGATGAAAGATTAGATGTTCTAGAAAAAATGTATAATACTAAGAAAAAGGTATATACTGCTATAGAATTTTATGATATAGCGGGATTGGTAAAAGGAGCTAGTAAGGGTGAAGGTTTAGGAAATAAATTTTTATCTCATATTAGAGAAGTTTCTTCAATTGTACATGTGGTAAGATGCTTTAATGATCCGAATGTTGTGCATGTAGATGGCTCAGTAGACCCAATTAGAGATATAGAAACTATCAATTTAGAGTTGATTTTTTCAGATTTAGAAGTTCTTGAGAGAAGAATGGAAAAGACTATGAAATTAGTAAGATCTGGAGATAAGAAAGCTAAATTTGAATATGATTTAATGGAAAGAATTAAAGCTCACCTTGAAGCGAATAAACCAATAAGAACATTAGACGTAACAGAAGATGAAGATGAATTCATCAAAACTTTATTTATGATAACATCAAAACCAGTTTTATATGCTTGTAATATATCTGAAGATGATTTGATGTCAGGCAATCTTGAAAATGATTTTGTTAAAAAAGTTAAACAGTATGCAGCTGAAGAACATTCAGGTACTGTAGTTATGTGTGCAAGATTAGAGGAAGAACTTTCAACTCTAGAAGATGATGAGAAGAAAGAAATGCTTGAGGAATATGGTCTTCAAGAAACAGGTTTAAATAAGCTAATAAAAGCTAGTTATGAATTATTAGGTCTTATAAGTTATCTTACAGCAGGAGTTCAAGAAGTAAGAGCATGGACAATTATAAAAGGAACAAAGGCTCCTCAAGCAGCAGGAAAAATCCATACAGATATTGAAAGAGGATTTATTAGAGCTGAAATTATTGGCTATGATGATCTTGTTCAATGTGGATCAGAAGCTGCAGCAAAAGAAAAGGGATTATATAGACTTGAAGGAAAAGAATATGTAATGCAAGATGGAGATGTAGTTAATTTTAGATTTAATGTATAA
- the mraZ gene encoding division/cell wall cluster transcriptional repressor MraZ, with amino-acid sequence MFIGEYNHAVDTKNRIIIPSKFRDELLGKFIMTKGLDGCLYVYPESEWNILQEKLKSLPLTNRDARAFVRFFFSGASEIEIDKQGRALIPQNLKEYAKIDKEIVSIGVSNRIEIWSKEKWQEYNESDIDYDSIAEKMSLLGI; translated from the coding sequence ATGTTTATAGGTGAATACAATCATGCAGTGGACACTAAAAATAGAATAATCATCCCTTCAAAATTTCGTGATGAACTTTTGGGAAAGTTTATAATGACCAAAGGACTTGATGGTTGTTTATATGTTTATCCAGAATCAGAATGGAATATCCTACAGGAAAAGTTGAAGTCACTTCCGCTAACCAATAGAGATGCTAGAGCTTTTGTAAGGTTTTTCTTTTCAGGAGCGTCAGAAATAGAAATTGATAAACAAGGTAGAGCATTAATTCCACAAAATTTAAAGGAATATGCCAAGATAGATAAGGAAATAGTAAGCATAGGAGTTTCTAATAGAATAGAAATTTGGAGCAAAGAAAAGTGGCAGGAATACAATGAATCAGATATTGATTATGATTCAATTGCCGAGAAGATGAGTTTATTAGGAATTTAA
- the rsmH gene encoding 16S rRNA (cytosine(1402)-N(4))-methyltransferase RsmH: MEFKHVSVLLNECIEGLNIKENGIYVDCTLGGAGHSSHIIEKLSSEGLLIGIDQDTEALKAANEKLSKYENKKLVHNNFYNIKSILEDLEVEKVDGILMDLGVSSYQLDNPERGFSYMNDAELDMRMDRENSLSAYDVVNSYSEEELARIIREYGEEKFAKRIANFIVNARKEKAVETTFELVEIIKKAIPAKARREGPHPAKRTFQAIRIEVNRELSIIEQTILDGVEKLNKGGRMAIITFHSLEDRIVKNTFRTLQNPCTCPREFPICICNKKPVVKLINNKPIEASAEELEYNPRSRSAKLRILEKI, encoded by the coding sequence ATGGAATTTAAACATGTGTCTGTATTATTAAATGAGTGTATTGAAGGGCTAAATATTAAAGAAAACGGTATATATGTAGATTGTACATTAGGTGGAGCAGGACACTCATCTCATATTATAGAAAAGTTATCAAGCGAAGGGTTGCTTATAGGTATAGACCAAGATACGGAAGCGTTAAAAGCTGCAAATGAAAAACTAAGCAAGTATGAAAACAAAAAATTAGTTCATAATAATTTTTACAATATTAAATCAATATTAGAAGATTTAGAGGTTGAAAAGGTTGACGGAATATTAATGGATTTAGGAGTATCATCATATCAATTAGATAATCCGGAGAGAGGCTTTAGCTATATGAATGATGCAGAACTTGACATGAGAATGGATAGGGAAAATTCTTTATCAGCATATGATGTGGTTAATAGTTATAGTGAAGAAGAATTAGCTAGAATTATTAGAGAATATGGTGAAGAAAAATTTGCTAAGAGGATAGCCAACTTTATAGTAAATGCAAGAAAAGAGAAAGCTGTAGAAACTACATTTGAATTGGTAGAAATAATTAAAAAAGCTATTCCTGCAAAGGCTAGACGAGAAGGACCGCATCCAGCAAAGAGAACTTTTCAAGCTATTAGAATAGAAGTTAATAGAGAACTAAGTATAATTGAACAAACAATTTTAGATGGGGTAGAAAAACTAAATAAGGGTGGAAGAATGGCAATAATAACTTTCCATTCTTTAGAAGATAGAATTGTAAAGAATACATTTAGAACTCTTCAAAATCCATGTACATGTCCTAGGGAGTTTCCGATATGTATTTGCAATAAAAAACCAGTAGTTAAGTTGATTAATAATAAGCCTATAGAAGCGTCTGCTGAAGAATTAGAATATAATCCAAGAAGTAGAAGTGCTAAATTGAGAATATTAGAAAAAATTTAA
- a CDS encoding stage V sporulation protein D, producing MKNRKFRDRGIIRKRMYIILSMLALVFFILVLRLSYIMIFKSNEYSAKAIEQWTSEIKISARRGKILDTNGVELAVSANVYRVDFDLNAIRAYLQRKYNDAQKYTAISKQIADAVGISEDDVLKKLRYKLPSGANAGSATLIRRIEKDPADKVKALNISGVMVSADTKRYYPNNNFLAQVIGTTNVDGVGLGGIELQYNNDLSGVAGMRIAELDAKRNSELPYAISKFTAPVDGKDVTLTIDEKMQEFAEKAATIAMTNNKAKGASVMIMNVKNGEILAMANKPDFNPNNPYDGAENFEGATSSDKIQKMWRNHLVSDSFECGSIFKVITASAGVEEGVADVGEKYTCGGATNVLGTTIHCWKTSGHGTQAFPEILQNSCNVGFIELGKKIGKEKLNEYIKKFGFGKVSGVDLPGEAKGIVKKTEAISDVDLATISFGQTDTVNPVQYMAAFSAVGNNGTWIQPHIMKEVSHVDENGKRVVDKEFQPTTKQVISADTAKRVRSALELVVTKGSAKQAQVEGYRIGGKTGTAQKVNPATGRYYDDKRYISSFAAMAPIDDPQIAIFITIDEPSAGAYYAGVICTPIGHILFTDIFNYMGSKINHEDTASLAKSIVIPDVRGQKVEDGKKALKALNLDVEISGEGEYITDIKPLPGCTVKEGTKINVALGSASNYNKDVTVPDIIGYTKPQVEQVFKDIGLESEFQGDGVVESSSIKPGETVKKGSKIKCVLAVDDDLGD from the coding sequence GTGAAGAATAGGAAATTTAGGGACAGAGGAATAATTAGAAAAAGAATGTATATAATCTTAAGTATGTTAGCTTTAGTGTTTTTTATATTGGTGTTAAGACTTAGCTATATAATGATATTTAAGTCAAATGAATATTCTGCTAAAGCTATTGAACAGTGGACAAGCGAAATTAAAATTTCAGCTAGAAGAGGTAAAATACTTGACACAAATGGAGTAGAATTAGCTGTAAGTGCCAATGTATATAGGGTTGATTTTGATTTAAATGCCATTAGAGCATATCTTCAAAGAAAGTACAATGATGCTCAAAAATATACTGCTATTTCCAAGCAAATAGCAGATGCTGTAGGAATCAGTGAAGATGATGTTTTGAAAAAGTTAAGATATAAGCTTCCGAGTGGAGCTAATGCTGGAAGTGCGACTTTGATTAGAAGAATTGAAAAAGATCCTGCAGATAAGGTAAAGGCTTTAAATATTTCGGGAGTAATGGTATCAGCAGATACAAAGAGATATTATCCAAATAATAATTTCTTAGCTCAAGTAATTGGAACTACTAATGTAGACGGAGTTGGTCTTGGAGGAATTGAGCTTCAATATAATAATGATCTTTCAGGCGTAGCTGGTATGAGAATTGCTGAATTAGATGCAAAGAGAAACTCAGAATTACCTTATGCTATTTCTAAATTTACAGCTCCAGTGGATGGCAAAGATGTAACGCTTACTATAGACGAAAAGATGCAAGAGTTTGCAGAAAAAGCAGCAACAATTGCGATGACAAACAATAAAGCAAAGGGTGCTAGTGTAATGATTATGAATGTTAAAAATGGCGAAATCTTAGCTATGGCTAATAAACCAGATTTTAATCCTAATAATCCTTATGATGGTGCTGAAAACTTTGAAGGAGCGACTTCTAGTGATAAAATACAAAAAATGTGGAGAAATCATTTAGTGAGTGATTCTTTTGAATGTGGTTCTATATTTAAAGTTATAACAGCTTCTGCAGGTGTAGAAGAGGGAGTGGCAGACGTAGGAGAAAAATATACTTGCGGTGGTGCTACTAATGTATTGGGAACTACAATTCACTGTTGGAAAACCAGTGGACATGGTACTCAAGCTTTTCCTGAGATTCTGCAAAATTCTTGTAACGTTGGTTTTATAGAGTTAGGAAAGAAAATAGGAAAAGAAAAATTAAATGAGTATATTAAGAAATTTGGATTTGGTAAAGTTTCAGGGGTAGATTTACCTGGAGAAGCTAAAGGAATAGTTAAAAAAACTGAGGCAATTAGTGATGTTGACTTAGCAACTATTTCATTTGGTCAAACTGATACTGTAAATCCAGTACAGTATATGGCTGCATTTTCAGCTGTTGGTAATAATGGAACATGGATTCAACCACATATTATGAAGGAAGTATCACATGTAGATGAAAATGGTAAGAGAGTAGTTGATAAAGAATTCCAACCTACAACAAAACAGGTTATAAGTGCTGATACAGCTAAAAGAGTAAGATCAGCATTAGAATTAGTTGTTACTAAAGGTTCAGCTAAGCAAGCACAAGTTGAAGGTTATCGTATAGGTGGTAAAACAGGTACTGCTCAAAAAGTTAATCCAGCTACAGGTAGATATTATGATGATAAGAGATATATATCATCATTTGCAGCAATGGCTCCTATAGATGATCCTCAAATTGCAATATTTATTACAATTGATGAACCAAGTGCAGGTGCATATTATGCAGGTGTAATTTGTACGCCTATTGGTCATATTTTATTTACTGATATTTTTAACTATATGGGTTCAAAAATTAATCATGAAGATACAGCATCTCTTGCTAAGAGTATTGTAATACCAGATGTAAGAGGACAAAAAGTTGAAGATGGAAAGAAAGCTCTTAAAGCATTAAACTTAGATGTTGAAATTAGTGGTGAGGGTGAGTATATTACAGATATCAAACCATTACCTGGTTGTACTGTAAAAGAAGGAACTAAGATTAATGTTGCACTAGGTAGTGCTTCTAACTATAATAAAGATGTAACAGTTCCAGATATAATTGGATATACTAAACCACAAGTTGAGCAGGTGTTTAAGGATATTGGATTGGAGTCTGAATTCCAAGGAGATGGTGTTGTAGAAAGCTCATCAATAAAACCTGGTGAAACAGTTAAAAAGGGATCAAAAATAAAATGTGTATTAGCAGTTGATGATGATTTAGGAGATTAG
- a CDS encoding UDP-N-acetylmuramoyl-L-alanyl-D-glutamate--2,6-diaminopimelate ligase, which yields MLLKNLLEGLDYQLVSGDVNREIGKICYDNRKVSKDDLFVCVKGFSVDGHTFAEKATENGATVVVCEDEVKVLEGVTVIKVDNTRRALAKIASNYYGNPSKKLKVIGITGTNGKTTSSYIIRDVLTKAGNKVGLIGTIANYIGDKKFKTERTTPESLELQELFKQMVDEGANYCVMEVSSHALALDRVYDVEFDYAIFTNLTRDHLDMHKTFEEYYKAKFKLFKMANNCIINIDDDYGKRIIEDLEEDKKSKNIVTISLKQDADYTAENILLGAMKSEFDTKGKKYEMEIPGLYNVYNSLGCIAVCDLLKLSYEKINAALKEATVPGRCQRVGKSHNLDFTIIVDYAHTPDGLENILSTVKQVTKGRVIAVFGCGGNRDTVKRPQMGEIATRIADIAIVTSDNPRKEEPALIIEDILKGIKDKDNCITIENRYDAIKKAIELAKSEDSVVIAGKGHEDYQILKDETIHFDDREVVEEILQNRNEV from the coding sequence ATGTTACTTAAAAATTTGTTAGAAGGATTAGATTATCAATTAGTAAGTGGTGATGTAAATAGAGAGATAGGAAAAATTTGTTATGATAACAGAAAAGTTTCAAAAGATGATTTATTTGTGTGTGTCAAAGGATTTTCAGTGGATGGACATACTTTTGCTGAAAAGGCAACTGAAAATGGAGCTACAGTAGTAGTATGTGAAGATGAAGTGAAAGTTTTGGAAGGTGTTACAGTAATTAAAGTAGATAATACTAGAAGAGCTTTAGCAAAGATAGCATCAAATTATTATGGAAATCCATCTAAAAAACTTAAGGTTATAGGTATTACAGGAACAAATGGTAAAACTACCTCCAGCTATATTATCAGAGATGTACTTACCAAGGCAGGGAATAAGGTTGGTCTTATTGGTACGATAGCAAATTATATAGGAGATAAAAAATTTAAGACTGAAAGAACGACTCCAGAATCATTAGAACTTCAAGAGCTATTTAAACAGATGGTTGATGAAGGAGCTAATTATTGTGTTATGGAAGTATCTTCTCATGCTTTAGCCTTAGACAGGGTATATGATGTGGAGTTTGATTATGCAATTTTCACTAATTTAACTAGAGATCATCTAGATATGCATAAAACTTTTGAAGAATATTATAAAGCAAAGTTTAAATTATTTAAAATGGCCAATAATTGTATTATAAACATAGATGATGACTATGGAAAAAGAATTATTGAAGATTTAGAGGAAGATAAAAAATCAAAAAATATAGTTACTATATCTTTAAAACAAGATGCAGATTACACTGCAGAAAATATTTTACTTGGAGCCATGAAATCTGAATTTGATACTAAAGGCAAAAAATATGAAATGGAGATACCAGGACTATATAATGTTTATAATTCTTTAGGATGCATTGCAGTATGTGATTTGTTGAAGCTATCTTACGAGAAAATAAATGCTGCATTAAAAGAAGCTACTGTTCCCGGAAGATGTCAGAGAGTTGGTAAGAGTCATAACTTAGATTTTACAATTATTGTTGATTATGCGCATACTCCAGATGGATTGGAGAATATATTATCTACAGTAAAGCAAGTTACAAAAGGAAGAGTAATTGCAGTGTTTGGTTGTGGTGGTAACAGGGATACAGTAAAGAGACCACAAATGGGTGAAATAGCAACAAGAATTGCAGATATAGCAATAGTGACTTCTGATAATCCTAGAAAGGAAGAGCCAGCTCTGATTATAGAAGATATTCTTAAGGGAATAAAGGACAAGGACAATTGCATTACTATAGAAAATAGATATGATGCTATAAAGAAGGCTATAGAACTTGCAAAATCAGAGGATTCTGTAGTTATAGCAGGAAAAGGCCATGAGGATTATCAAATATTAAAAGATGAAACTATTCATTTTGATGATAGAGAAGTAGTTGAAGAAATTCTTCAAAATAGAAATGAGGTTTAA
- a CDS encoding UDP-N-acetylmuramoyl-tripeptide--D-alanyl-D-alanine ligase, with the protein MMNLGLEEILKALNGKVVVKGREDFKVVSTDTRKIEVGSLFIALKGNNFNGNLFIKEAVEKGATICIVDEIHFQSAEITDSTIIKVDNTTEALKDLAEFYRKKLKIKVVGVTGSTGKTSTKDLIAAALSTKYKVFKTKGNFNNEIGLPLMVFQLDETYDVAVLEMGMSDFNEIHNLSKIARPDIAVITNIGISHIENLKTRDNILKAKMEITDFLKEKSPLILSGNDDKLVTVENSNFNVIKVGLDNKDYCIDNIKFLENETQFNTIIDGEKVKFTIPLLGKHNVYNTLLALCVGRNLGVSVTEMQQGMANLEATSMRLDIMKKDKYTIINDCYNSSPASVKAAIEVQKNLSSKRKVAILGTMKELGLESKSAHFEVGKFAKDNDVDLLLLTGEFTEEARLGYGEKNAYIYTSVSELINDLDNKIKIGDSILVKASRSMKFEQIIESLDKK; encoded by the coding sequence ATAATGAATTTAGGTTTAGAAGAGATACTGAAAGCACTTAATGGTAAAGTTGTAGTAAAAGGTAGGGAAGATTTTAAGGTAGTTTCTACAGATACGAGAAAAATTGAAGTAGGTAGTTTATTTATTGCATTAAAAGGCAATAATTTCAATGGGAATTTATTTATAAAAGAAGCAGTTGAAAAGGGAGCTACTATATGCATAGTAGATGAAATTCATTTCCAATCTGCTGAGATTACAGATTCAACAATAATAAAAGTAGACAATACTACAGAAGCGTTAAAAGACTTAGCAGAATTTTATAGAAAAAAGTTAAAAATAAAGGTTGTTGGAGTTACAGGTTCAACAGGTAAAACTTCTACTAAAGATTTAATTGCAGCTGCATTGAGTACAAAATATAAGGTGTTTAAAACAAAAGGAAACTTTAATAATGAAATAGGATTACCATTGATGGTATTTCAATTAGATGAAACTTATGATGTAGCAGTTCTTGAAATGGGAATGAGTGATTTTAATGAAATTCATAATCTTTCAAAGATAGCTAGACCAGACATTGCTGTCATAACAAATATAGGAATTTCTCATATTGAAAATTTAAAGACAAGAGATAATATATTAAAGGCAAAAATGGAGATAACAGATTTTTTAAAGGAAAAATCACCATTAATTCTTAGTGGCAATGATGATAAGTTAGTAACTGTGGAAAATTCTAATTTCAATGTTATAAAAGTAGGTTTAGATAATAAAGATTACTGCATAGATAACATTAAATTTTTAGAAAATGAAACTCAATTTAATACAATAATTGATGGAGAAAAAGTTAAGTTTACTATTCCTCTCCTTGGAAAACATAACGTGTATAATACTTTACTAGCCCTATGCGTAGGAAGAAATCTGGGGGTATCTGTTACCGAAATGCAACAAGGAATGGCAAATTTAGAAGCTACTTCAATGAGATTGGATATAATGAAGAAAGATAAGTATACAATTATTAATGATTGTTACAATTCTAGTCCAGCCTCAGTAAAAGCTGCTATAGAAGTTCAAAAGAATCTTTCTAGTAAAAGAAAAGTGGCGATTTTAGGAACTATGAAGGAACTTGGATTAGAGTCAAAATCTGCTCATTTCGAAGTTGGAAAATTTGCTAAGGATAATGATGTGGATTTATTGCTATTAACAGGTGAATTTACTGAAGAAGCTAGATTAGGTTATGGAGAGAAGAATGCTTATATTTATACTTCAGTATCTGAGTTAATAAACGACTTAGATAATAAGATAAAGATTGGTGATTCAATCTTAGTTAAAGCTTCTAGGAGTATGAAATTTGAGCAAATCATAGAGAGCTTAGATAAAAAGTAA
- the mraY gene encoding phospho-N-acetylmuramoyl-pentapeptide-transferase, producing MDNSSLLLLILTVALSFLIASIIGPFIIPMLRKLKFGQNIRDDGPKTHLKKAGTPTIGGIIFILSTTITVLVMIHDYKSPAMVVLFAFIAFGFVGFLDDILKIIHKKNLGLRAWQKMVLLFVVSSILTYYAYSNLGTEMVIPFAKINFNFGILFIPIVMVYLLAFTNAVNLTDGLDGLCTSITILVLAFFAAITYKISLPLCVFSTALIGGLLGFLRFNAYPAKVFMGDTGSLALGGAVAAVAMLLKAEWILVIVGGIYVIETLSVVIQVTSFKLTGKRVFKMAPIHHHFEQLGWNETKIVSIFSIITVLLCFLGFLSL from the coding sequence ATGGATAACAGTAGTTTATTATTATTAATATTAACAGTAGCGTTAAGTTTTTTAATTGCGAGTATTATAGGACCATTTATAATACCTATGTTAAGAAAACTAAAATTTGGACAGAATATAAGAGATGATGGTCCTAAAACTCATTTAAAAAAGGCAGGCACACCAACTATTGGTGGAATAATCTTTATTCTTTCTACTACAATTACTGTACTAGTTATGATACATGATTATAAAAGTCCGGCTATGGTCGTATTATTTGCATTTATTGCTTTTGGTTTTGTTGGATTCTTAGATGACATTTTGAAAATTATACATAAGAAGAATTTAGGTCTAAGGGCTTGGCAAAAGATGGTTTTATTATTCGTTGTTTCTAGTATATTAACTTATTACGCTTATAGTAATCTTGGTACAGAAATGGTGATACCATTTGCAAAGATTAATTTTAACTTTGGAATTTTATTTATTCCTATTGTTATGGTTTATTTATTGGCTTTTACAAATGCCGTGAATTTAACAGATGGGCTGGATGGACTATGCACATCAATAACTATTTTGGTTTTGGCATTTTTTGCAGCTATAACATATAAAATTAGTTTACCTTTATGTGTATTTTCAACTGCATTAATTGGAGGGTTATTAGGATTCCTTAGATTTAATGCTTATCCAGCAAAGGTATTTATGGGAGACACAGGTTCTTTAGCTTTAGGTGGAGCTGTAGCAGCAGTTGCAATGTTATTAAAAGCTGAATGGATTCTTGTAATTGTAGGTGGAATTTATGTTATTGAAACTTTATCAGTAGTAATTCAAGTAACATCATTTAAACTTACAGGTAAGAGAGTGTTTAAGATGGCTCCTATACATCATCATTTTGAACAACTTGGATGGAATGAAACAAAAATTGTTAGTATCTTTTCTATTATTACAGTATTATTATGTTTCCTAGGTTTCTTGTCTTTATAG